In one window of Prionailurus bengalensis isolate Pbe53 chromosome B3, Fcat_Pben_1.1_paternal_pri, whole genome shotgun sequence DNA:
- the LOC122467904 gene encoding olfactory receptor 11G2-like — protein MSMSEANNISGSVSEFILLGFPCRREIQILLFVIFSLIYLLTLMGNTSIICAVWSSRKLHTPMYILLANFSFLEICYVSSDVPKMLANIISQTKSISYAGCLLQFYFFFSMCAAEGYFLSAMSFDRFLAICRPLRYPTIMTYHLCARLVVFCWVGGFLSILMPAVLMSQVPFCGPNIIDHFFCDLGPLLALSCAPVPKTTLTCATVSSLIIFITFLYILGSYSLVLRAVLRVPAGSGRNKAFSTCASHFLVVSLFYGSVMVMYVSPGSRSHPGTQKFVTLFYCMATPFFNPLIYSLRNKDMKDALKKVLGAPSKEITKNKEK, from the coding sequence ATGAGTATGTCAGAAGCCAACAATATCTCTGGGTCTGTGAGTGAGTTCATCCTCCTGGGCTTCCCATGCCGCAGGGAGATCCAGATCCTCCTCTTTGTCATCTTCTCCCTCATCTACCTTCTGACTCTCATGGGGAACACATCCATCATCTGTGCCGTGTGGTCAAGCCGGAAACTCCACACACCCATGTACATCCTCCTGGCCAACTTCTCCTTCCTGGAGATCTGCTATGTCAGTTCTGATGTGCCCAAAATGTTGGCCAACATCATCTCCCAGACTAAGAGTATCTCCTATGCTGGCTGCCTGCTTcagttctactttttcttttctatgtgtGCTGCTGAAGGCTACTTTCTGTCTGCAATGTCCTTTGATCGGTTCCTTGCTATCTGTCGACCTCTACGTTACCCCACCATCATGACTTACCATCTATGTGCCCGATTAGTGGTTTTCTGCTGGGTAGGTGGCTTTCTATCCATACTCATGCCTGCAGTTCTCATGTCCCAGGTGCCCTTCTGTGGCCCTAACATCATTGACCATTTTTTCTGTGACCTGGGACCATTGCTAGCCCTGTCCTGTGCTCCAGTTCCCAAAACTACTCTAACTTGTGCTACTGTAAGTTCTCTTATCATCTTTATCACCTTCCTCTACATTCTAGGGTCCTATAGCTTAGTTTTGCGTGCTGTACTTCGGGTCCCAGCTGGCTCAGGTAGGAACAAAGCCTTTTCTACATGTGCCTCACATTTCTTGGTGGTTTCCCTGTTCTATGGATCAGTCATGGTGATGTATGTGAGTCCAGGTTCCAGGAGCCATCCTGGAACACAGAAATTTGTGACCCTGTTTTACTGCATGGCAACCCCATTCTTTAATCCTTTGATTTACAGTCTTCGGAACAAAGATATGAAAGATGCACTCAAGAAAGTCCTGGGAGCACCATcaaaagaaattactaaaaataaagagaaatga
- the LOC122468061 gene encoding olfactory receptor 11G2-like, giving the protein MNVSGTETTNSVSHFILVGFPSSPEMQLLYFGLFSVVYTLTLMGNAAIVCAVRWERRLHTPMYILLGNFSLLEICYVTTTVPNMLANFLSSSKSISFVSCFAQFYFFFSLGCDEGFFLCIMAFDRYLAICRPLHYPRIMTKQLYTGLAIFGWSCGFVLFLTPVVLISQLPYCGPNTINHFMCDPAPLMMLSCSEDTTTQFIYSTFNAVFMIGTFLFVLCSYALVIVAVLRMPSAAGKRKAFSTCASHLAVVILFFGSVMVMYVSPRSGHPVQVQKIVTLFYSVITPLCNPLIYSLRNKEMKTALRKVFRTEIPAHKI; this is encoded by the coding sequence ATGAATGTGTCCGGCACAGAAACCACCAACTCCGTTAGCCACTTTATCCTTGTGGGCTTTCCCTCAAGCCCAGAAATGCAGCTCCTCTACTTCGGGCTCTTCTCAGTAGTCTACACGCTGACTCTCATGGGGAACGCAGCCATTGTCTGTGCAGTGCGGTGGGAACGGCGTCTTCACACGCCCATGTACATCCTCTTGGGGAATTTCTCTCTCCTGGAAATATGTTATGTCACCACGACCGTCCCTAACATGTTGGCCAATTTCCTGTCCTCAAGCAAGTCCATTTCCTTTGTGAGCTGTTTTGCACAGTTCTACTTCTTCTTCTCTCTGGGGTGTGATGAGGGCTTCTTCCTCTGCATCATGGCCTTTGACAGGTACCTTGCCATCTGTCGTCCTCTGCATTACCCACGCATTATGACGAAACAGCTGTACACTGGCCTTGCCATCTTTGGCTGGTCGTGCGGGTTCGTCCTCTTCCTAACCCCAGTTGTTCTCATTTCACAGTTACCCTACTGTGGCCCAAACACCATCAACCATTTCATGTGTGATCCTGCCCCATTGATGATGCTGTCCTGTTCTGAAGACACCACAACACAGTTCATTTACTCTACTTTCAATGCTGTTTTCATGATTGGaacctttctctttgttctttgttcctatgcTCTGGTGATTGTGGCTGTGCTAAGGATGCCCTCAGCAGCAGGCAAACGCAAGGCTTTCTCCACTTGTGCTTCTCATCTGGCAGTGGTGATCCTGTTTTTTGGCTCTGTTATGGTGATGTATGTTAGTCCTAGATCAGGACACCCAGTGCAAGTGCAGAAAATTGTGACCTTGTTTTATTCTGTGATAACACCCCTCTGTAATCCTCTAATTTATAGCCTAAGGAACAAGGAAATGAAGACTGCCCTAAGGAAAGTCTTTAGGACTGAAATACCTgctcataaaatataa